A region of Moorena producens PAL-8-15-08-1 DNA encodes the following proteins:
- a CDS encoding DUF4388 domain-containing protein: MSLNGYLSDLYLPELFQFLEKGKKTGWLRITALPRVSGYRRPVHHIWVYQGRIVAAANRLDHQGLIVLIAQHQWVKHSIVNKLAQSCTPNQPLGLYLQSQGILQTAQLKWLFQIQIQRQVCPLFELKDGRFKFEQNVPIPTLEMTGLSIPATEATLIGLRELQHWEALAEQLPDPDWGLVSTICDPPQSHYRLNVLECKVWHYTTGKVSLKAIAKQLKLPVAQVRQIAFRLITVGLAQARPLLKDTSHQNLDKSRQNPIALDKQKYPFLSFRRNSSHVRKQ; this comes from the coding sequence ATGTCCCTTAATGGTTACCTAAGCGACTTATACTTGCCAGAACTTTTTCAGTTTTTAGAGAAAGGAAAGAAAACTGGTTGGCTGAGAATTACTGCCTTACCCAGAGTTTCTGGATACCGGCGACCAGTTCATCACATTTGGGTGTATCAGGGTCGGATTGTGGCAGCAGCTAATCGATTAGACCATCAGGGTTTAATTGTCCTGATTGCTCAACATCAGTGGGTTAAACACAGTATAGTCAATAAACTCGCTCAGTCATGTACTCCCAATCAGCCACTGGGTTTATACCTCCAAAGTCAAGGTATTTTACAAACTGCACAACTAAAATGGTTGTTTCAGATTCAAATACAACGGCAAGTGTGTCCTTTGTTTGAACTGAAAGATGGTCGATTTAAATTCGAGCAGAACGTGCCGATCCCAACCCTGGAAATGACCGGTTTAAGTATACCGGCAACAGAAGCAACATTGATCGGGTTAAGGGAACTGCAGCACTGGGAGGCTTTGGCTGAGCAATTGCCTGACCCTGATTGGGGTTTAGTCAGTACCATCTGCGATCCACCCCAATCCCATTATCGACTCAACGTTTTAGAATGCAAAGTGTGGCATTATACAACAGGCAAAGTTTCTCTCAAAGCGATCGCAAAGCAGCTGAAACTACCAGTAGCACAAGTACGGCAGATTGCGTTTAGGCTAATCACAGTGGGTCTTGCACAAGCAAGACCTTTGTTGAAGGATACTTCTCACCAAAACTTGGACAAATCTCGACAAAACCCAATTGCTCTCGACAAACAAAAATATCCATTCCTGAGCTTCCGCCGCAATTCATCCCACGTCCGAAAGCAGTAG
- a CDS encoding HNH endonuclease yields the protein MCQESLFNTEELHVHHVIPKSKGGLDNYKNLQLVHILCHQRIHYGKP from the coding sequence GTGTGTCAAGAATCTCTGTTTAACACAGAAGAACTGCACGTCCATCATGTCATCCCTAAATCAAAGGGAGGCTTGGACAACTACAAGAATCTCCAACTTGTTCATATTTTGTGTCACCAACGAATACATTATGGAAAGCCCTAG
- a CDS encoding RNA-guided endonuclease InsQ/TnpB family protein: MRLAYQYRLKPTKYQQTNIEHWLSMLCAQYNYLLAARFRWYEENRCSINACPLVCHLPELRDNPDYYSQKKTLPDLKKTHPWYKDIHSQVLQDVVKRVKLAFDRFIKGDSNGKRSGRPRFKKQHRYRTFTYPQMKEGCLEDNLINLPKIGKIKVILHRPIPDGFKIKTASITKKCDGYYLVLSLEDKTVPEIKPDINPDSIVGIDVGLKDFLTTSEGETIKIPQYYRKAQKRLRVIQKRVSRRKKGGSNRLKAIKQLGRQHKKVSDKRKDFHFKTANYLLSKHDVIAHEKLNVKGMAKSRLALSVLDAGWSSFLTILASKAVRVAWPTALNAGLLTIPVSPKNTSQNCSNCNKVPKKLHIRWHDCPHCRCSIDRDHNAAINIKNRAEGQSVLKAQRLLSDSRIGACCLH, translated from the coding sequence ATGAGGCTCGCGTACCAGTACCGGCTAAAACCGACAAAATATCAGCAAACTAACATAGAACACTGGCTATCAATGCTGTGTGCTCAATACAATTACTTGTTGGCGGCTCGATTCAGGTGGTACGAAGAAAATCGTTGCTCAATTAATGCTTGCCCTCTGGTCTGTCATCTTCCCGAATTAAGAGACAATCCAGATTATTACTCCCAGAAAAAGACTTTACCCGATCTCAAGAAGACTCATCCTTGGTACAAAGATATCCATTCCCAGGTACTTCAGGATGTAGTTAAAAGAGTGAAGTTAGCTTTTGACAGGTTTATCAAAGGTGACAGTAACGGGAAACGGAGCGGCAGACCCAGGTTTAAAAAACAACACCGTTACCGTACCTTCACTTATCCCCAAATGAAGGAAGGGTGTTTGGAGGACAACCTAATCAACCTACCCAAAATAGGAAAAATAAAGGTTATACTGCATCGCCCTATCCCTGATGGATTCAAAATAAAAACAGCTTCGATCACTAAAAAGTGTGATGGGTATTACCTGGTATTGTCCCTAGAAGATAAAACAGTCCCCGAGATTAAACCTGACATTAATCCTGACTCAATAGTTGGTATTGATGTTGGCCTTAAAGATTTCTTAACTACATCTGAGGGGGAGACGATCAAGATCCCCCAATATTACCGAAAGGCTCAAAAAAGACTAAGGGTTATTCAAAAGAGAGTATCTCGACGTAAGAAGGGAGGTAGCAACAGACTTAAGGCTATAAAGCAACTTGGTAGGCAGCATAAAAAAGTATCAGACAAGCGAAAAGATTTCCATTTTAAAACAGCAAACTACCTGCTATCAAAGCATGATGTAATCGCTCATGAAAAACTAAACGTAAAAGGAATGGCTAAGTCCCGACTGGCATTATCTGTGTTGGATGCGGGATGGTCAAGCTTCCTGACAATCCTAGCAAGCAAAGCCGTTCGCGTAGCGTGGCCTACGGCCTTGAATGCTGGCTTGTTAACGATTCCAGTAAGCCCTAAAAATACTTCACAGAATTGCTCTAATTGTAATAAAGTCCCTAAAAAGCTGCATATTCGGTGGCACGATTGCCCCCATTGTAGATGCAGCATAGACCGCGATCATAATGCGGCAATTAACATCAAAAACAGAGCGGAAGGGCAGTCCGTTCTTAAAGCTCAGCGCCTCCTAAGCGATAGCCGGATTGGCGCTTGTTGCCTACACTGA
- a CDS encoding DUF4388 domain-containing protein, whose product MSVTGHLTDISLPEVFQFIAQGQKTGLLRLLPLPRNQVTPRRTHYIWVYQGHLVAAADRLDNQGLVSLIVKHCGVSERVIAKLAQLCAIDKPLGLCLKTQGALQGDQLKQLFRMQILQHVCALFQLRDCQFNFEQNVPIPTREMTGLSMPTKIAMLKGLRSLRNWEALADKLPDPNGGLVSINGGQPKYSLDSIEWQVWEYTNGNVSVKRIARQLRVPVEKVQQVAFRLITTGLVEEVPLLVSNLCDLSTFN is encoded by the coding sequence ATGTCTGTTACAGGCCATTTAACCGATATTTCCCTACCAGAAGTGTTTCAGTTTATCGCCCAGGGACAAAAAACTGGTTTGCTAAGGTTGCTTCCCTTGCCAAGAAACCAAGTAACCCCTAGGAGAACTCATTATATTTGGGTGTATCAGGGTCACCTGGTGGCAGCTGCAGATCGGTTAGACAATCAAGGTTTGGTATCGCTGATTGTTAAACACTGCGGGGTTAGCGAACGGGTAATTGCTAAGTTAGCTCAGCTGTGTGCCATAGATAAACCTCTGGGTTTATGTCTTAAAACTCAGGGTGCTTTACAGGGTGACCAATTAAAACAGCTATTTCGAATGCAAATTCTACAGCATGTTTGTGCTTTGTTTCAGCTCCGAGATTGTCAGTTTAACTTTGAACAGAATGTACCTATACCAACACGAGAAATGACGGGTTTGAGTATGCCAACAAAAATAGCTATGTTGAAGGGATTGCGATCGCTCCGCAACTGGGAAGCTCTGGCAGATAAATTACCTGACCCGAATGGCGGTTTGGTCAGTATCAACGGTGGTCAACCTAAATACAGTTTGGACTCTATAGAGTGGCAAGTTTGGGAGTACACCAATGGCAATGTTTCTGTCAAGAGAATTGCAAGGCAACTGAGAGTACCAGTAGAAAAAGTACAACAAGTTGCTTTTAGACTAATTACAACCGGTTTAGTAGAAGAAGTGCCCTTATTGGTTAGTAACTTATGTGACCTATCTACATTTAACTGA